From Rutidosis leptorrhynchoides isolate AG116_Rl617_1_P2 chromosome 3, CSIRO_AGI_Rlap_v1, whole genome shotgun sequence, a single genomic window includes:
- the LOC139896820 gene encoding uncharacterized protein, translating into MDPDPLSGPTTPTDSPKIQSTSQSPVKDETFIKSDDHNKRSSDAVSSPTQSPTLQVMERLEDCSNRCSSSSEWSSVSNESLFSIHITHSAHLLVGDTFKYDDLMNSMDHSSQNDMNSLKVDSLSKSNVHTSSLDEPQKVVRWKTQVERLADEKVPGQQCESSPINIQNSSEPNKKKFCWSRCECGSCNPLKWSCWNDCWKCMSCSNCKPKKVGSSNPTEAGLPESAAPKKPDYKLSKVAYLKRMCCCKP; encoded by the exons ATGGATCCAGACCCGCTCTCGGGTCCCACCACCCCTACTGATTCCCCTAAAATTCAAAGTACTTCTCAATCACCCGTTAAAGATGAAACCTTTATTAAATCAGACGACCATAACAAGCGTTCTTCCGATGCCGTGTCATCACCCACACAATCTCCTACACTTCAAGTAATGGAAAGACTCGAAGATTGTTCGAATCGATGTTCATCGTCATCAGAATGGAGCTCGGTATCAAACGAATCGCTTTTCAGTATTCATATTACTCATAGTGCTCATTTATTGGTTGGAGATACATTCAAATATGATGATTTGATGAATTCTATGGATCATTCTAGTCAAAATGACATGAATAGTTTGAAAGTCGATAGCTTGTCTAAATCAAATGTCCACACGTCTAGTTTAGATGAACCTCAGAAAGTTGTTCGGTGGAAAACTCAAGTTGAACGTCTTGCAGATGAAAAAGTGCCAGGTCAGCAATGTGAATCGTCTCCTATAAACATTCAAAACTCCAGTGAACCAAA CAAAAAGAAGTTTTGTTGGTCAAGATGTGAGTGTGGCTCCTGTAATCCGCTAAAGTGGTCATGTTGGAATGATTGCTGGAAATGCATGAGCTGTTCTAACTGTAAACCAAAAAAAGTTGGTTCATCTAATCC TACCGAAGCAGGGTTGCCTGAAAGTGCTGCGCCAAAAAAGCCGGATTATAAACTTTCGAAGGTGGCTTATTTAAAAAGGATGTGTTGTTGTAAACCTTGA